One segment of Erigeron canadensis isolate Cc75 chromosome 2, C_canadensis_v1, whole genome shotgun sequence DNA contains the following:
- the LOC122588872 gene encoding 15-cis-phytoene desaturase, chloroplastic/chromoplastic, with protein MSLFGNVSAINLTGNCLLSITSSRDVLSFRHGDTMGYRLQSPPSFITKTNKNVSPLKVVCVDYPRPDLDNTSNFLEAAYLSSTFRASPRPPKPLKVVIAGAGLAGLSTAKYLADAGHKPILLEARDVLGGKVAAWKDDDGDWYETGLHIFFGAYPNIQNLFGELGINDRLQWKEHSMIFAMPNKPGEFSRFDFPDVLPAPLNGIWAILRNNEMLTWPEKVKFAIGLLPAMLGGQAYVEAQDGLSVQDWMRQRGIPDRVTTEVFIAMSKALNFINPDELSMQCILIALNRFLQEKHGSKMAFLDGSPPERLCMPIVEHIESLGGQVRLNSRIQKIELNKDGTVRNFLLYDGNIIEGDAYVFATPVDILKLLLPEDWKAIPYFKKLDKLVGVPVINVHIWFDRKLKNTYDHLLFSRSPLLSVYADMSVTCKEYYDPNRSMLELVFAPAEEWISRSDSDIIDATMSELSRLFPDEIAADQSKAKILKYHVVKTPRSVYKTVPDCEPCRPLQRSPLEGFYLAGDYTKQKYLASMEGAVLSGKFCAQAIVKDYELLAARREVVAEASLV; from the exons atgtctCTTTTTGGAAATGTCTCTGCCATTAACCTAACTGGAAACTGTCTGCTATCAATCACTAGTTCCAGAGATGTTTTGTCATTTCGGCACGGTGATACTATGGGTTATCGCTTGCAATCCCCCCCTTCTTTTATTaccaaaactaacaaaaatgtCTCCCCTTTGAAG GTAGTTTGTGTCGACTATCCAAGACCAGACCTCGATAACACCTCTAATTTCTTGGAAGCTGCTTATTTGTCTTCTACCTTCCGAGCTTCTCCACGCCCACCTAAGCCATTGAAGGTTGTAATTGCTGGTGCAG GTCTCGCTGGTTTATCAACTGCAAAGTACTTGGCTGATGCCGGTCACAAGCCAATTTTGCTAGAAGCAAGAGATGTTCTTGGTGGAAAG GTAGCTGCCTGGAAAGATGATGATGGAGATTGGTACGAGACTGGTTTACACATATTTT TTGGAGCTTACCCGAATATACAGAATCTGTTTGGAGAGTTAGGCATTAATGATAGATTGCAGTGGAAGGAGCATTCAATGATATTTGCGATGCCAAACAAACCTGGAGAATTTAGTCGGTTTGATTTCCCAGATGTTCTGCCGGCACCATTGAATG GAATTTGGGCTATCTTGAGGAACAATGAAATGCTGACATGGCCTGAGAAAGTAAAATTTGCTATCGGGCTCTTGCCTGCAATGTTAGGTGGACAGGCTTATGTTGAGGCACAAGATGGTCTGAGTGTTCAAGACTGGATGAGACAACGG gGCATACCAGATCGAGTTACTACAGAGGTGTTTATTGCCATGTCAAAGGCATTAAACTTCATCAATCCAGATGAACTTTCAATGCAATGTATTCTGATTGCTCTGAACCGATTTCTTCAG GAGAAGCATGGTTCTAAGATGGCATTTTTAGATGGCAGCCCACCTGAAAGACTTTGCATGCCAATTGTTGAGCATATTGAGTCACTAGGTGGCCAAGTCAGGCTTAATTCACGAATACAAAAGATCGAGTTGAACAAAGATGGAACAGTTAGGAACTTTTTACTTTATGATGGAAATATTATTGAAGGTGATGCTTATGTATTTGCTACTCCAG TTGATATTCTGAAGCTTCTGTTGCCTGAAGATTGGAAAGCAATTCCTTACTTCAAGAAGTTGGATAAATTAGTTGGTGTCCCAGTTATAAACGTTCATATATG GTTTGACAGGAAACTCAAAAACACCTATGATCACCTACTCTTCAGCAG GAGCCCTCTTCTCAGTGTATATGCCGACATGTCTGTAACATGCAAG GAATACTATGATCCTAACCGGTCCATGTTAGAGTTGGTTTTTGCACCTGCAGAAGAATGGATTTCACGCAGTGACTCTGATATTATTGACGCTACGATGAGTGAACTTTCAAGACTATTTCCGGATGAAATTGCAGCAGATCAGAGCAAAGCAAAAATATTGAAATACCATGTAGTTAAAACCCCAAG GTCAGTTTACAAAACTGTACCTGACTGTGAACCTTGCCGTCCATTACAAAGATCTCCATTAGAGGGATTCTATTTAGCTGGCGACTACACGAAACAAAAGTATCTGGCTTCAATGGAGGGTGCTGTTCTATCAGGAAAATTTTGCGCCCAAGCGATTGTAAAG GATTATGAGTTGCTTGCTGCCAGGAGGGAAGTGGTTGCTGAGGCAAGCCTTGTCTAA
- the LOC122588873 gene encoding small polypeptide DEVIL 22-like translates to MATALQTKIEGNRITTKCASLVKKQRARIYILRRCATMLLCWYIQGDE, encoded by the coding sequence ATGGCAACAGCTTTACAAACAAAGATAGAAGGGAATCGTATTACAACAAAGTGTGCTTCCTTAGTAAAGAAACAGCGAGCTCGTATATATATCCTACGTCGTTGTGCCACCATGCTTCTCTGCTGGTACATTCAAGGAGATGAATAA